Part of the uncultured Cohaesibacter sp. genome is shown below.
TCATACGAAACATTCAATCTTTACCTCGTCGTCGGCGGAGAGGGCTGCATCAGCTTCACATCGGTTCCCGAACAGGCAACCGGTGTGGTCATTGCCGAACTTTTTGACTGGGAGGGGTAATCGGGGGGAGGAATAGGAAAAGACCATGACCGACTATGAGCCACGCATCGCTCAACTCAAGGAAATCTGCCGAAAAGTCAAACCAGGCGTGCATCATGTTTCGCTGGTCGAAGCGATTGGCACCGTGCTGCCCGATCTGAAATTTCGCTATCGTACGACGCTCAGCGGCTGGTATCGGCTGGGTGGTCTTGTCGACGCTGATGGCAATCGGATCGCCGCCAGTCTGAGAGAATGGGCGGAGGAGGAGTCCGATCATGACATGTTCGCACTCTATGAAAAATATGGTGCTGCCGACTACATGACCACCCGCTTTGATGGCAAATGTCACTATTTCGTTGCGCCGATCGGACCGAATGCGGCTGACTTCGTTCAGCTCAAGGTGGAGGAACTGACCGAGGTCATCGACCATCCGCTGTTCATCAATGATCAGGTGCCGGATGATCTTGAAGATCTGCTCGATCCGCATGGAGCCTTTGCGGCGCGGGTCGAGCCAGCGGAAATGACACCGCCCCGCTATCTGTTCCATTCGATTACCGATATCAGCGAGCTGGTGGGCAAGCAGCTCTCCTCGGAAGGGTCCGATCTGCGCTATATCCGTTTTCTGGAGGAATGGGGCAACACCACAGCTTCCAGCAAGGAGCGCTTCAGCGACCATTTTGTTCTCAAGCTGCTGCCGTTCCTTGATCGCTTCGGCGAACGCAAGACCGAGGCGACGCCGGTTCCCGTCAAGAAGCTGCCTTTGCCAAGCGACAATGTCGCCACCATGACCGGCACCAGCCTGTCGCATTTCCTCAAGGAATATGACAAGAACGCCGGTTTTCCCATGGCGTGGTATTTCAACATGCTGGTCGAACAGAAGATCTGGCCGCAAATTGCCATGGCTGTCTACACCGATCATCAGCGCAACTATCGCTATCTTGCCGAAAAGGATCTCGAAGTGCTCGAGAACTGGATCCGCTTTCCCTATGTCTTTGGCGCTGGAGCCTTGCCGACATTGTTGTAATGACATGGCGATTGTCGGTTTTGCGACATTGAGGCATATGGATATCATCATATAATTCAATGAATTATCTAGTGGCACAGACCTTGCAAAACAGAAGCCGGACCATTTCTTACAGCGAGGTTTGTGGCCAATGAAACAAAGTGATATCGCACAGCTGCTCGATGAACCTGCGTGTGAACATAACCACAAATCCAAGTCCGGATGTGCCCGGCCAAAGCCTGGAGCTGCGGCTGGGGGCTGCTGTTTCGATGGTGCCCAGATCGCCCTTCTGCCCATCGCCGACGTCGCCCACATCGTGCATGGCTCCATCGCCTGCGCCGGGAGCGCATGGGACAACCGCGGCAGCCGGTCTTCCGGCGCCAAGCTCTACAAGTTGGGTCTGACCACTGATCTCACCGAGCAGGATGTCATCATGGGGCGGGGCGAAAAGCGCCTGTTCCATTCGATCAAACAGGCGATCGATGAGCAGAATCCGGAAGCAGTCTTTGTCTACAATACCTGCGTCCCGGCTCTCATCGGCGACGACATCGGGGCCGTTTGCAAGGCGGCACAGAAGCGCTGGGGCGTACCCGTTGTTCCGGTCGATGCAGCCGGCTTCTATGGCACCAAGAACCTCGGCAATCGCATCGCCGGCGAGATCATGGTGCGTCATGTGATCGGCACGCGCGAGCCCGATCCTGTTCCGGCCCATCTGCATCGGGAAGGGGTCACCGTTCACGACATCGCCCTCATCGGCGAATACAATATTGCAGGTGAATTGTGGCATGTGCAGCCGCTGCTCGATGAGCTTGGGTTGCGTGTGCTGGGGTCCCTCTCGGGAGATGCCCGCTTCAGGGAAGTGCAGACCATGCACCGTTCTGAGGTCAACATGATGGTCTGTTCCAAGGCCATGATCAACGTTGCCCGCAAACTGAAGGAGGGTTTCGGCACACCGTGGTTTGAAGGCAGCTTCTACGGCATTCGCGACATGGGGCTGGCGCTGCGCGACTTTGCCCGTCTCATTGATGATCCATCGCTCACCGGGCGCACCGAAGCGCTGATTGCCCGTGAGGAAGCGCGCCTTCATGCGGCCCTTGCGCCCTTCAAGGCCCGCCTTGCTGGCAAGCGGGTGTTGCTCTACACCGGCGGAGTCAAGGCGTGGTCGATCATTTCCGCGCTTCAGGATCTGGGCATGGAGGTGGTTGCCACCTCGACCCGCAAGTCGACCGAACAGGACAAGGCCAAGATCCGCGAGCTGATGGGTGACAAGACCGTCATGCTCGATGAAAGCCAGGGCGCCCGCGCCCTGATCGACATGGTCAATGACACCAACACCGACATCCTGATCGCCGGTGGCCGCAACATGTATACCGCTCTGAAAGCCCGCATTCCTTTTCTGCATATCAATCAGGAACGCGAGCTCGCCTACGCGGGTTATGAGGGTATGATCACATTTGCCGAACAGATCCTGCAGGCGGTGGAAAGCCCGATCTGGAAGGCTGTGCGCGATCCCGCACCCTGGCACAAATCCCTCAGTGTGGCCGCAGCGGAGTAGAAACCATGGCAGACATCATCAAACGCAACAAGGCCCTCTCCGTCAGCCCGCTCAAGGCCAGCAGCTCGCTAGGAGCGTCCCTGGCATTCCTCGGCATCCGCGATGCCATCGCCATGCTGCATGGTGCCCAGGGCTGCACCGCCTATGGCAAGATCTATCTGATCGGTCATTTCCGCGAGCCAGTGGCGCTTCAGACCACCGCGATGGACCAGGTCAGCACCATCATGGGGGCAGATGAAAATGTGGTCGAAGGGCTGAAAACGATCTGCAACAAGTTCAATCCGGCCCTCATCGGCATCCCGACAACGGGCCTGTCTGAAACCCAGGGGTCGGACGTCAATGGTGCGGTTGCCACCTTCCGCAAGAGCCATCCCGAATGCTTCAAGACAGCTGTTGTGCCTGTTGAGACGCCGGATTATGTCGGCTCTCTGGAAACCGGTTTTGCCAAGGCCGTCTACGAAATGATCAATCGTCTGGTGCCTGAGTCCGAAACGAAGGGTGGGATTGCTTCCAACCGACAGGTCAACATTCTGGTCAATGCCTCGCTCACCCCGGCCGACATCGACGAGATCAAGGACATGGTGGAGGCCTTCGGCCTGCTGCCGATTGTCATTCCCGATCTCTCGACCAGTCTTGATGGCCATCTCAACGAGCTGGACTTCAATCCTCTGACCACAGGCGGGACCTGCATCGGCGACTTCGAAATCCTGCACAAGGCGCGGGCGACCATCGTTATCGGGTCGAGCATGACCCCGGCCGCCGACTTGCTCAAGGAGCGCACCGGCGTGCCGGACTATCGGTTTGACCATCTGATGGGGCTCAACGCGGTCGATAGCTTTCTGTCGATGCTGCACGAGCTGACCGGTCAGCCGGTTTCGCGAAGGCTGGAGCGGCAGCGTCAGCAACTGCAGGACGCCATGCTGGACACCCACTTCAATCTGGGCATGGGACGGGCAGCCATTGCTGCGGATCCTGACCTGCTCAAGGCGTTTGGCGATCTGCTGGCCGGCATGGGCTGCGATCTGGTGGCCGCGATTTCACCATCGAACACGGCGATCCTCAGGCATGTCGTGGCACGGGAAGTCAAGATTGGCGATCTGCAGGA
Proteins encoded:
- the nifE gene encoding nitrogenase iron-molybdenum cofactor biosynthesis protein NifE; this encodes MKQSDIAQLLDEPACEHNHKSKSGCARPKPGAAAGGCCFDGAQIALLPIADVAHIVHGSIACAGSAWDNRGSRSSGAKLYKLGLTTDLTEQDVIMGRGEKRLFHSIKQAIDEQNPEAVFVYNTCVPALIGDDIGAVCKAAQKRWGVPVVPVDAAGFYGTKNLGNRIAGEIMVRHVIGTREPDPVPAHLHREGVTVHDIALIGEYNIAGELWHVQPLLDELGLRVLGSLSGDARFREVQTMHRSEVNMMVCSKAMINVARKLKEGFGTPWFEGSFYGIRDMGLALRDFARLIDDPSLTGRTEALIAREEARLHAALAPFKARLAGKRVLLYTGGVKAWSIISALQDLGMEVVATSTRKSTEQDKAKIRELMGDKTVMLDESQGARALIDMVNDTNTDILIAGGRNMYTALKARIPFLHINQERELAYAGYEGMITFAEQILQAVESPIWKAVRDPAPWHKSLSVAAAE
- the nifN gene encoding nitrogenase iron-molybdenum cofactor biosynthesis protein NifN gives rise to the protein MADIIKRNKALSVSPLKASSSLGASLAFLGIRDAIAMLHGAQGCTAYGKIYLIGHFREPVALQTTAMDQVSTIMGADENVVEGLKTICNKFNPALIGIPTTGLSETQGSDVNGAVATFRKSHPECFKTAVVPVETPDYVGSLETGFAKAVYEMINRLVPESETKGGIASNRQVNILVNASLTPADIDEIKDMVEAFGLLPIVIPDLSTSLDGHLNELDFNPLTTGGTCIGDFEILHKARATIVIGSSMTPAADLLKERTGVPDYRFDHLMGLNAVDSFLSMLHELTGQPVSRRLERQRQQLQDAMLDTHFNLGMGRAAIAADPDLLKAFGDLLAGMGCDLVAAISPSNTAILRHVVAREVKIGDLQELEKYAQAGEADLIIGNSHCAASAERLGLPLLRAGFPQYDRIGAPARCWIGYRGSRQTLFDLANLLIASEQGAVEPYRSIYAQVQDLEEGHHGPDKPHAHAGGWQH